The Primulina tabacum isolate GXHZ01 chromosome 16, ASM2559414v2, whole genome shotgun sequence genome window below encodes:
- the LOC142530209 gene encoding uncharacterized protein LOC142530209 — protein MLPRMFQWVTNTWPSNRAPTVVDVTTAFGDCAIDDCLGCLTPTPEELISTYYTTGDFVDSAPDAVTTRVLELWRQGQTVICSEHPLESPSVQHMHSAHSTPSVQHTPSAHESPDVSGTRPGDLNRSSSSTSSHMRTGPRVHFGLNPSCRPSPLKHRFERRLTALEDSVTSMHVKMSAEFIETRASIRSINQALVDLKSSFNLGLDELRLSLTEQIRAGFAEMRSNMPVQQDRDNSIAYTRGRKRKASEADFGVDDNLARKIGSTSQTLHIFEPNLSVITEESSEDIQVTPDSRKSGGEATTSRGVADNLGREIGSSSQTQQIFEPNLQAIPEESAGDIQVTPDARMSGGEATTSRGY, from the exons ATGTTGCCCAGGATGTTTCAGTGGGTGACTAACACGTGGCCGTCAAACCGTGCCCCAACTGTTGTTGATGTCACTACAGCCTTTGGTGATTGTGCTATAGAT gATTGTCTTGGATGTTTGACTCCTACTCCCGAGGAGCTCATTTCAACGTATTATACGACCGGGGATTTTGTTGATTCTGCGCCCGATGCGGTCACCACTCGGGTACTCGAGCTCTGGAGGCAGGGTCAGACAGTCATATGTAGCGAGCACCCTCTGGAGTCTCCCTCTGTCCAGCACATGCATTCTGCACATTCAACTCCCTCTGTCCAGCACACGCCTTCTGCACATGAATCTCCTGACGTTTCCGGCACCCGTCCTGGTGATCTCAATAGATCCAGCTCTAGCACCAGTTCTCATATGCGTACGGGTCCTAGAGTCCACTTTGGACTCAATCCTTCCTGCCGCCCATCACCCTTGAAGCATCGTTTCGAGCGGCGATTGACTGCGTTGGAGGATTCCGTTACGTCCATGCATGTTAAGATGTCAGCAGAATTTATTGAGACCAGAGCGTCTATCAGGAGTATAAATCAAGCTCTAGTTGACTTGAAATCGAGTTTCAATCTTGGTCTCgatgagttgagattgagttTGACTGAACAGATTAGAGCTGGTTTTGCTGAGATGAGGTCTAACATGCCAGTGCAGCAGGACAGAGATAATAGCATAGCCTATACCAGAGGGCGGAAGAGGAAAGCATCCGAGGCAGATTTTG GTGTGGATGATAATCTGGCCAGGAAAATTGGCAGTACTAGCCAAACACTACATATATTTGAGCCTAACCTTTCGGTCATTACAGAGGAGTCCTCAGAAG atattCAAGTGACTCCGGATTCGCGTAAGTCAGGTGGCGAGGCGACCACGTCGAGAG GTGTGGCTGATAATTTGGGTAGGGAAATTGGCAGTAGTAGCCAAACCCAACAGATATTTGAGCCAAACCTTCAAGCCATTCCAGAGGAGTCCGCAGGAG ATATTCAAGTGACTCCAGATGCGCGTATGTCAGGAGGCGAGGCGACCACGTCGAGAGGTTATTAA